One Streptomyces sp. NBC_01217 genomic region harbors:
- the glgP gene encoding alpha-glucan family phosphorylase encodes MKAIRRFTVRPVLPDPLQPLSDLARNLRWSWHTETRELFQAVDPEIRRTAECDPVRLLGAVTAGRLAELARDEQFLHRLAEVSADLREYLDGPRWYQEQRTQGAELPVAVAYFSPEFGVTAALPQYSGGLGILAGDHLKAASDLGVPLIAVGLLYRHGYFRQSLSRDGWQQEHYPVLDPNELPLTLLREADGTPSRVVLALPGGRSLHAHIWQAQVGRVPLLMLDSAVEENAPGEREVTDRLYGGGSEHRLLQEMLLGIGGVRAVRTYCRLTGHPAPEVFHTNEGHAGFLGLERIRELSGTGLDFDSAVESVRAGTVFTTHTPVPAGIDRFDRELVARHFGDDGELPGVGVERILQLGMETYPGGEPELFNMAVMGLRLAQRANGVSTLHGSVSREMFSGLWPGFDAAEVPITSVTNGVHAPTWVAPEILRLRRGYGGTPGRWDSVADVPDRELWDLRRTLRGQLVTEVRERLYASWRTRGAEAAELGWIDGVLDPDVLTIGFARRVPSYKRLTLMLRDRDRLRELLLHPTRPIQIVVAGKAHPADDSGKRLVRELVRFSDDPRVRHRIVFLPDYGMAMAQKLYPGCDVWLNNPLRPLEACGTSGMKAALNGCLNLSVLDGWWDEWFEPDFGWAIPTADGLGLDEDRRDDLEAGALYELIEDRIAPRFYDRGAEGLPERWIEMVRRTLGTLGPKVLAGRMVSEYVERLYAPAALAQRALDAATARQLADWKARVRAAWPRVAVDHVEAVAPDTAGGSAELGSTLGLRVRIALGVLEPDDVEVQAVAGRVDAADGISDAQVFPLKPAGGQDLEGRWLYDGPLALDRTGPYGYTVRVLPAHPLLATGAELGLVALPTESMGDGAGLLMR; translated from the coding sequence GTGAAGGCCATTCGTCGATTCACCGTGCGTCCCGTCCTCCCCGATCCCCTTCAACCGCTCAGCGACCTCGCCCGCAACCTGCGCTGGTCCTGGCACACCGAGACCCGTGAGCTCTTCCAGGCCGTCGACCCGGAGATCCGGCGGACGGCGGAATGCGACCCCGTGCGGCTGCTCGGTGCCGTAACCGCCGGGCGGCTGGCCGAGCTGGCCCGGGACGAGCAGTTCCTGCACCGGCTGGCCGAGGTGTCCGCGGACCTCCGGGAGTACCTGGACGGTCCCAGGTGGTACCAGGAACAGCGGACCCAGGGGGCGGAGCTGCCCGTCGCCGTCGCCTACTTCTCGCCCGAGTTCGGGGTGACGGCCGCGCTGCCCCAGTACTCCGGCGGGCTCGGCATCCTCGCCGGCGACCATCTCAAGGCCGCCAGCGATCTGGGCGTCCCCCTCATCGCCGTCGGCCTGCTCTACCGGCACGGCTACTTCCGCCAGAGCCTGTCCCGCGACGGCTGGCAGCAGGAGCACTACCCCGTACTCGATCCCAACGAGCTGCCGCTCACCCTGCTCCGCGAAGCCGACGGAACCCCCAGCCGGGTGGTGCTCGCCCTGCCCGGCGGCCGTTCGCTGCACGCCCACATCTGGCAGGCCCAGGTGGGACGCGTACCGCTGCTGATGCTCGACTCCGCCGTGGAGGAGAACGCGCCGGGCGAACGCGAGGTGACCGACCGGCTGTACGGCGGCGGCAGCGAGCACCGGCTGCTCCAGGAGATGCTCCTGGGCATCGGCGGCGTGCGGGCCGTGCGCACGTACTGCCGCCTCACAGGACATCCGGCGCCCGAGGTGTTCCACACCAACGAGGGCCACGCAGGCTTCCTCGGCCTTGAACGCATCCGTGAACTCTCCGGCACCGGGCTCGACTTCGACTCTGCGGTGGAGTCCGTGCGGGCCGGCACGGTCTTCACCACCCACACTCCCGTGCCCGCCGGGATCGACCGGTTCGACCGTGAACTGGTCGCCCGGCACTTCGGGGACGACGGCGAACTCCCCGGCGTGGGCGTCGAACGCATTCTGCAGCTGGGCATGGAGACCTACCCCGGCGGCGAGCCCGAGCTGTTCAACATGGCCGTGATGGGGCTGCGGCTCGCCCAGCGCGCCAACGGGGTCTCCACCCTCCACGGCTCGGTCAGCCGCGAGATGTTCTCCGGCCTCTGGCCGGGCTTCGACGCGGCGGAGGTGCCGATCACCTCGGTGACCAACGGGGTCCACGCACCCACCTGGGTCGCACCCGAGATTCTCCGGCTGCGCAGGGGATACGGCGGCACTCCCGGACGCTGGGACTCCGTCGCCGACGTGCCGGACCGGGAGCTGTGGGACCTGCGGCGGACCCTGCGCGGACAGCTGGTCACCGAGGTCCGCGAGCGGCTCTACGCATCGTGGCGCACCCGGGGCGCGGAAGCGGCCGAACTCGGCTGGATCGACGGTGTGCTCGACCCGGACGTGCTGACGATCGGCTTCGCCCGGAGGGTGCCCTCGTACAAGCGGCTGACGCTGATGCTGCGCGACCGCGACCGGCTGCGGGAGCTGCTGCTCCACCCGACGCGCCCGATCCAGATCGTCGTCGCGGGCAAGGCCCACCCCGCCGACGACAGCGGGAAACGGCTGGTGCGGGAGCTGGTGCGGTTCTCCGACGACCCCCGGGTGCGCCATCGCATCGTGTTCCTGCCGGACTACGGGATGGCCATGGCGCAGAAGCTCTACCCGGGCTGCGACGTCTGGCTCAACAACCCCCTGCGCCCCCTGGAGGCGTGTGGTACGAGCGGCATGAAGGCCGCGCTCAACGGCTGCCTCAACCTCTCTGTCCTCGACGGCTGGTGGGACGAGTGGTTCGAGCCGGACTTCGGCTGGGCGATCCCGACGGCCGACGGCCTGGGCCTGGACGAGGACCGCCGTGACGATCTGGAGGCGGGCGCGCTCTACGAGCTGATCGAGGACCGGATCGCACCACGCTTCTACGACCGGGGCGCCGAAGGGCTTCCCGAGCGCTGGATCGAGATGGTCCGCCGCACACTGGGCACCCTCGGGCCCAAGGTCCTGGCGGGGCGCATGGTGTCCGAGTACGTGGAGCGGCTGTACGCGCCCGCCGCGCTCGCCCAGCGCGCGCTGGACGCCGCGACGGCACGGCAGCTCGCCGACTGGAAGGCCAGGGTCCGGGCCGCCTGGCCGCGCGTCGCCGTCGACCATGTGGAGGCGGTGGCACCCGACACGGCGGGCGGCTCCGCCGAGCTGGGGTCGACGCTGGGGCTGCGGGTCCGCATCGCCCTCGGGGTGCTGGAGCCGGACGACGTCGAGGTGCAGGCGGTGGCCGGCCGGGTGGACGCCGCCGACGGGATCTCGGACGCCCAGGTCTTCCCGCTGAAGCCCGCCGGTGGCCAGGACCTGGAGGGCCGCTGGCTGTACGACGGTCCGCTGGCCCTCGACCGCACCGGGCCGTACGGCTACACGGTCCGGGTGCTCCCCGCCCATCCGCTGCTGGCGACCGGCGCGGAACTCGGCCTGGTGGCGCTGCCCACGGAGTCGATGGGGGACGGTGCGGGGCTGCTGATGCGCTGA
- a CDS encoding alginate lyase family protein, with protein MRTGSTGRGLALAAALASLITVLFMAPASADRAAPAPDSSAMKPAAAAAPAAFTHPGVLVSRPQLDFVRGRVQAGAQPWKSAYDQMLASKYASLTRTAKPRAVVECGSYSNPNYGCTDEREDAIAAYTLALAWYITQDSRYAQKAVEIMDAWSAVIQDHTNSNAPLQTGWAGSSWPRAAEIIKYTYSSWPNSGRFATMLRNVYLPKVINGSNSNGNWELSMTEAAIGIAVFLEDRTSYDKAVAKFRGRVPAYIYLTSDGALPKTAPGSGLDTRDEIINYWQGQTTFMDGLSQETCRDLTHTGYGISAISHIAETGRIQGQDLYPEIADRLRHALGLHSKYQLGTAVPSSLCGGTLKDNLGPVTEVGFNALHNRMGIAMTNTQTLTEQQRPAGSNNLFVAWETLTHANNPN; from the coding sequence ATGCGCACCGGATCCACCGGGCGAGGCCTCGCGCTCGCCGCCGCTCTGGCCTCGCTGATCACCGTGCTCTTCATGGCCCCGGCATCGGCGGACAGGGCCGCCCCCGCCCCGGACTCCTCGGCGATGAAGCCCGCCGCGGCCGCCGCCCCCGCCGCCTTCACCCACCCCGGCGTCCTCGTCAGCCGTCCCCAACTCGACTTCGTACGAGGGAGGGTGCAGGCCGGCGCCCAGCCCTGGAAGAGCGCGTACGACCAGATGCTGGCCAGCAAGTACGCCTCGCTCACCCGCACCGCCAAGCCGCGCGCCGTCGTGGAATGCGGTTCGTACTCCAACCCCAACTACGGCTGCACCGACGAGCGCGAGGACGCGATAGCCGCCTACACCCTCGCGCTGGCCTGGTACATCACTCAGGACAGCCGCTACGCCCAGAAGGCCGTCGAGATCATGGACGCCTGGTCGGCCGTGATCCAGGACCACACCAACAGCAACGCACCCCTCCAGACCGGCTGGGCCGGCTCCTCCTGGCCGCGCGCCGCCGAGATCATCAAGTACACCTACAGCAGCTGGCCGAACTCCGGCCGCTTCGCGACCATGCTGCGCAACGTCTACCTCCCGAAGGTCATCAACGGCTCCAACAGCAACGGGAACTGGGAGCTGAGCATGACCGAGGCCGCGATCGGCATCGCGGTCTTCCTGGAGGACCGCACCTCCTACGACAAGGCGGTCGCCAAGTTCCGCGGCCGCGTCCCCGCGTACATCTATCTGACCTCCGACGGCGCCCTGCCGAAGACCGCACCGGGCAGTGGCCTGGACACCCGTGACGAGATCATCAACTACTGGCAGGGCCAGACGACCTTCATGGACGGACTCTCCCAGGAGACCTGCCGCGACCTCACCCACACCGGTTACGGAATCTCCGCCATCTCGCACATCGCCGAGACCGGCCGGATCCAGGGCCAGGACCTCTACCCCGAGATAGCCGACCGGCTGCGTCACGCCCTGGGTCTGCACTCCAAGTACCAGCTGGGCACGGCGGTTCCGTCGTCGCTGTGCGGCGGCACGCTCAAGGACAATCTGGGCCCGGTCACCGAGGTCGGCTTCAATGCCCTGCACAACCGGATGGGCATCGCCATGACCAACACCCAGACCCTCACCGAGCAGCAGCGGCCCGCCGGGTCCAACAACCTGTTCGTCGCCTGGGAGACCCTGACCCACGCGAACAACCCCAACTGA
- a CDS encoding M4 family metallopeptidase, protein MRSTPSRRATATGALIAAAALLAVGVQTGTATATVGSATAAVPAAAGADHGALTKQLTPSQRAELIRRADATKAATAKELGLGSQEKLVVKDVIQDNDGTTHTRYERTFAGLPVLGGDLVVQESKAGATEDVTKASKVTSGQLKAVDTTAELAPAAAEKQALGLAKADGSKKTEADRAPRKVVWVANGKPQLAYETVVGGLQEDGTPNQLHVITDATTGAKLYEWQAIENGTGNTQFSGQVTLGTSGTGPYTLTDAARGGHKTYNLNHGTSGTGTLFSGADDVWGNGSASNVETAAADAHYGAAETWDYYKNVYGRSGIRGDGVGAYSRVHYGNNYVNAFWDDSCFCMTYGDGSGNAAPLTSLDVAAHEMTHGVTAATADLNYSGESGGLNEATSDIFATAVEFYANNATDKGDYLIGEKIDINGDGTPLRYQDKPSKDGASKDAWYSGIGNIDVHYSSGPANHFFYLLSEGSGAKVIDGVSYDSPTSDGLPVTGIGRDKAALIWYKALTTKFTSTTNYAAARTGTLAVAGELYGTTSAEYKSVADAWAGINVGTRPGDPGDPGDGTVFESTTPVAIPDRGAAVTSTVNVTGVSGNAPSDLKVGVDITHTWRGDLVIDLVAPDGTAYRLKNSSSSDSADNVQTTYTVNASSEVANGSWKLKVQDVYSGDTGTINSFKLTF, encoded by the coding sequence GTGAGATCCACGCCCAGCCGTCGTGCCACCGCGACCGGCGCTCTGATAGCCGCAGCAGCCCTCCTCGCCGTCGGAGTCCAGACCGGTACGGCCACGGCCACGGTCGGCAGCGCCACCGCGGCGGTACCGGCGGCAGCCGGCGCCGACCACGGCGCCCTGACCAAGCAGCTGACCCCGTCCCAGCGCGCCGAGCTGATCCGCCGGGCCGACGCGACCAAGGCGGCCACGGCCAAGGAGCTCGGCCTCGGCTCGCAGGAGAAGCTCGTCGTCAAGGACGTCATCCAGGACAACGACGGCACCACGCACACGCGTTACGAGCGCACCTTCGCCGGACTCCCGGTGCTCGGCGGCGACCTGGTCGTCCAGGAGTCCAAGGCCGGCGCGACCGAGGACGTCACCAAGGCGTCCAAGGTGACCAGCGGCCAGCTGAAGGCCGTGGACACGACGGCCGAACTCGCGCCCGCCGCGGCCGAGAAGCAGGCACTGGGCCTCGCCAAGGCCGACGGCTCCAAGAAGACCGAGGCCGACCGGGCACCCCGCAAGGTGGTCTGGGTGGCGAACGGCAAGCCGCAGCTCGCCTACGAGACCGTCGTCGGCGGCCTCCAGGAGGACGGGACCCCGAACCAGCTGCACGTCATCACCGATGCCACCACCGGCGCGAAGCTGTACGAGTGGCAGGCCATCGAGAACGGCACCGGCAACACCCAGTTCAGCGGCCAGGTCACCCTCGGCACCTCGGGTACGGGTCCGTACACCCTGACCGACGCCGCCCGCGGCGGCCACAAGACGTACAACCTGAACCACGGTACGTCCGGCACCGGAACGCTCTTCTCCGGCGCCGACGACGTCTGGGGCAACGGCTCCGCGTCCAACGTCGAGACCGCCGCCGCGGACGCGCACTACGGCGCGGCCGAGACGTGGGACTACTACAAGAACGTCTACGGCCGCAGCGGCATCCGCGGCGACGGCGTCGGCGCGTACTCCCGCGTCCACTACGGCAACAACTACGTGAACGCCTTCTGGGACGACAGCTGCTTCTGCATGACCTACGGCGACGGCAGCGGCAACGCGGCGCCGCTGACCTCCCTCGACGTGGCGGCGCACGAGATGACGCACGGCGTCACCGCCGCCACCGCCGACCTGAACTACAGCGGCGAGTCCGGTGGCCTCAACGAGGCGACCAGCGACATCTTCGCCACCGCCGTCGAGTTCTACGCGAACAACGCCACCGACAAGGGCGACTACCTCATCGGTGAGAAGATCGACATCAACGGCGACGGCACCCCGCTGCGCTACCAGGACAAGCCGAGCAAGGACGGCGCGTCCAAGGACGCGTGGTACTCGGGCATCGGCAACATCGACGTCCACTACTCCTCGGGCCCGGCGAACCACTTCTTCTACCTGCTCTCCGAGGGCAGCGGCGCCAAGGTCATCGACGGGGTCTCGTACGACTCGCCGACCTCCGACGGTCTGCCGGTGACCGGCATCGGCCGCGACAAGGCCGCCCTGATCTGGTACAAGGCGCTCACCACCAAGTTCACCTCGACGACGAACTACGCGGCGGCCCGCACCGGCACCCTCGCCGTGGCCGGTGAGCTGTACGGCACGACCAGCGCCGAGTACAAGTCCGTCGCGGACGCCTGGGCCGGCATCAACGTCGGTACGCGCCCCGGCGACCCCGGCGACCCCGGTGACGGCACGGTCTTCGAGAGCACCACCCCGGTCGCCATTCCGGACCGCGGCGCGGCCGTCACCAGCACGGTCAACGTCACCGGCGTCAGCGGCAACGCGCCCAGCGACCTCAAGGTCGGCGTGGACATCACCCACACCTGGCGCGGTGACCTGGTCATCGACCTCGTCGCCCCGGACGGCACGGCCTACCGGCTGAAGAACTCCTCGTCCTCCGACTCGGCGGACAACGTCCAGACGACCTACACGGTCAACGCCTCCTCCGAGGTGGCCAACGGCTCCTGGAAGCTCAAGGTCCAGGACGTCTACTCGGGTGACACCGGCACGATCAACAGCTTCAAGCTGACCTTCTGA
- a CDS encoding TetR/AcrR family transcriptional regulator C-terminal domain-containing protein, with the protein MAHAMASFTRPTASPRAMRYTEWVLYALAGTGLPLDAKLHIHLTLFAHVQGLALAADMEAQAQQDTGLSDAEWMEKNEPQFDAISASGDYPLLNSLFEHDEFELDLDSLFEFGLRRMLDGIAVTLGETSA; encoded by the coding sequence ATGGCGCACGCCATGGCCTCCTTCACCCGGCCGACGGCGTCCCCGCGCGCGATGCGGTACACGGAGTGGGTGCTGTACGCCCTGGCGGGCACCGGGCTCCCGCTGGACGCCAAGCTGCACATCCACCTCACGCTGTTCGCCCATGTCCAGGGGCTGGCCCTGGCCGCCGACATGGAGGCGCAGGCGCAGCAGGACACCGGACTGTCCGACGCGGAGTGGATGGAAAAAAATGAGCCACAGTTCGACGCGATCTCGGCCAGCGGCGACTACCCCCTGCTCAACTCTCTGTTCGAACACGATGAGTTCGAGCTCGACCTGGACTCGCTCTTCGAATTCGGGCTGCGGCGGATGCTGGACGGCATCGCGGTAACGCTCGGCGAAACGTCCGCTTAA